The nucleotide sequence AGCCATCGACCAAGCGGCTCCGGTCAGCCCCGTAAAAATGGACCACATGACAACAGAAGCGATGAGTACTTTTCTGGCACCAAATCGGTCTGCCAGCCAGCCTCCAGGCATTTGCATGAGTGCATAACCAGCAAAAAAACTACTGAGCAATAATCCCGTGGATGAAGCACTAAGCTGCAAGTCTTCTGTGATCGATAAAATGGCATAGTTCATGACGTATCGATCCAGGTTCCCTAATGCCCAGCCCAAAAACAGAAGCGCTAAAATCCAGTTTCTCGTGCGTGCTGATACCATATGTGTGGATACCTCCTTCTAGATGCATGACTAAGCTAGTCTTTCATTTTGGCGAAAGCGCATTCATCTCGTTCGATGACTGACGATCCGCGCAAATATGGTCCAGCTTTCTTATTTATCGCATATATTACGACATGTCGTTATATATACATTACGAAATGTTGAGACTATTGGCAACGGTTTTTTTTAACATTTCGATTTCTCTGCAATGAAAAAAGCACCCGTAAACAGGGTGCTTACAAAAGTCGGTATCGCTTGATGGGTCTTCCTCGCGTTGATTGCGATTCCTCCCCTGAGCTTTCCGCCAGCTCAACAGCGCACAAATCCGCGACGATTCGCTGTGCATTTCGCTCGCTCATTTGCAAATATTTGGCCAGATCCTTTGTCGTGAAATCGGTCCAACCCATTTTTTGCAGCAAGGCATCGAGCTTTTTATAGCTTTTGACGCTGATGTTTCCCTTTTTCAGCTTTTCCAAAACCTCATCATCGTCGGCACGATACGAGTAGATGAGCTCTTCTTCCTGACCGACCCACTCCACGATCGTTCCGTCATCCTGGATCATCACGATATCTCGTGAAGCTTTTTCCTTTGATTGACGCAAGGCTCGGTGTGCATTCATCTCTGCTGCAAAAACCGTCTCTCCAAAACCGATTCCGACAGCGACCGGCGTATCTGCTTCTTTTGCCAAAAACTCCACTGTGTTTTGCAAGGTAGGAATCTCCCTGTGAATCGTCCCGCGCGTGCTGAAGATGACATATCGGCCATTCCCCTGCTCCAGAAGTGATCCGTCTACTTGCTCACACAGCTTGATCAAGGCTTGCTTTATACGTAGCTCCAAATATTGCAAATGATACGGGGTCTTTGCGCCCTCCTTGATTCTGTCAAATTGCTCGACCTCAATCATCTCGATTCCGATCTGTGTATCCTTGAAATACGACGTCCGCACTTTCTCGACAAACACGCGTACCGTTTGCTGGATCTCCATATGGCTTGGCGAGATCCAATAGGCTGGGATACCTGCCTCTACTAGCGCTTGATAAACGGTCGGATAGCAGGTCATGGCAGCGTCTGTCTTTTTCTCCTTCCATAGCGCAAGATGAAAATCCAGCAGCTCCTGCGGATCGATCGTAGCTTCGAACGTCTTCATATACATATCGCTAACAGAGATGTTGATGCTGTGCAGGGAATCTTCCATGAATTTGGTGGATAAAAGCATATCGATGCTGACGCGATCGATTAATTTCCGATGGGTGTAGACCATTTCCAAAAAGCCTTTATAGATGCTGGACTCCGTCGGGTAAATATGCTCCATCCGCTTGTCATCATCCAATGCTTGCCTGGCAATCAAGTACGGAATCGGTCCGGAAAAAAGCCAATGATCCACGTACTGGTCATTTTCCAAGACGATTTTTTCTGTCTCTTTTGTCTCTGTATACGGATACGGAACAAAATTCATTCCTTCCTCGAATTCCTTTGCAACCGCAAGAATCCTTTCTACCGATTGCTTGGGACCCACCACGCCGATTTTAAACATCCATCTATCAACCTCTGCGTTTCTATTTAGACGAGCCTTACTTACGACCATTCTATACGTATTCACGCAAACAAATCCACCCTTCTCCAAACAAATAGGAAGGGATGACGTTGGTGAAAGACGAATAACTCCGGATTCCATACCGAAAGGAGTCGTACCATGAATTTTAATCTGGAAGAAGCGATTGAGGTTCTAGAACGTACGCCACAAGCATTGGAATCCCTGTTAACGGGCTTATCAGATGGGTGGTTGCTGCACAATGAAGGCGACGGCACCTGGCATGCTACTGAGGTGATTGAACACCTGATCGAGGCGGAGAAAACAAACTGGCTCCCGCGTCTGGAGATCATTCTTCAAGAGGGCGAGAGTAAACCGTTTCCTCCCTTTGATCGCTTCGCTCACTTACAGGAGACGTCAGAAAGATCGTTCGAGCAAAAGCTGCTGGCATTCAAAACACTTCGTGCCCAAAACATAGCCAAGCTGCGAACGCTCGTGGAACCGGAAAAGCATCTGGAATTAACCGGACTCCATCCCGCTTTTGGGGTCGTGAAGGTACGGGAACTGCTCTCTACGTGGGTCGTCCATGATTTAACGCATACGGCGCAAATTGTACGGGTCATGGCCAAAAGGTACACAGTTGATGTAGGGCCATGGAGTGAATATTTAGGTATCCTGAACAAATAACCGAACAGGCAGTGGCAGCTCTGAACGCAGATGTACGTCATCGCTGCCACTGCCTGTCTTTTTTACGGTAAAAACAACTGTGGAACCGTATACAGCGCAGGGGAGCCACCCGTATGCAGGAATAATACGTGATCACTCGTGTTAAAATGCCCTTCGCGAATTAAGCCGATCAACCCTGCCATCGCCTTTCCGGTATAGACAGGATCTAGCAAAATCCCTTCTGTCCGAGCAAGGAGCTGAACGGCTTCGATCATACCCTCCGTCGGAATCGCATAGCCTGGCCCGACAAATCTGTCGTCGCAAAGCACAGCTTCTGCTCGTATGTCCCCTTGCAAACCGATCAGTGCAGCCGTACTGTGCAGCAACCCCATCACCTTTGCTTCTTGTACTGCCCGATCGCGGCTGACATTGATCCCGATTACTTTTGTGTTAGACTGACGCGCCATAAAACCAGCAAGCAGACCGGCTTGCGTACCGCCACTTCCCGTTGCCGTCACGACATAATCATACGGAGTCGTCGTTTCCCAAGCCTGCTGCTCGATTTCTTCCGCACACGCCATGTATCCCAAAGACCCGACTTCGTTGGAGCCTCCGACAGGGATCAGATATGGTTTTCTCCCTTGTTTTCTCAGACTTTCAGCCAGCTCTTCCATAGCTACTAGCAAATCTGCCTCTGCGGGAATGACCTCCATTTTTTCTGCCCCCAGCAGATGGAACAACAGATGATTGCCGCTCGCTTGCGATTGGTACTCGCCCGTCTCAGGCGCGGACAGCACGAGCTGGCAGTGCAGCCCTTCGCGAACTGCCGCCGCCAGAGTCAACCGGCAGTGATTGGATTGGACAGCTCCACATGTAATCAACGTGTCTGCCCCTTGCTCGATTGCCTCCGCCACCAAATACTCCAGCTTTCGCGTCTTGTTTCCCCCTGCTGTCAAGCCAAGCAAGTCGTCTCGCTTGATAGAAATGCTCGGTCCTCCCAACTCCTTGGACAGTCGCTCCAGCCTTTCGATTGGTGTATGTCCGTGTGTATAAATTTTACGCTGGTAACGGATATAGTTCATGCCCTTCGTTCCCTTCGATTTGAGGTTTGAAGTGTATCTGGTATTCATACGCTTTGCGGTGTACGAATTCCTTCGCATTATGTGACTTTGTTACAGGCAAATATAAGATTGCCCGATACAATGGGTCTCATAAACCACAGTAATCAGGAGGCTGATCATGAAAAACGTAGGTACATTTGATCAAATTTTTCGTGGCGTTGCTGGGCTAGCGTTTCTCTCCTTGTTCTTTATTCTAGAAGGGGGTTTGCAGTACCTCTCATTCATTGGCGTTCCCTTACTCTATACTGCGCTGACTCAACAATGCTTTCTTTACCGCCTTTTCGGAATGAATTCCTGCAAGGTTAAGTCGTAATTCAAATGTCACGAAAGTTGAATAGCTTGAGCTCAGAGCGCCTCTTTGTTGGGGCGTTCTTTTTTTAGAAATTTTTGTCGAAAATTTAAATATTTCCCAATTGTAAATATCAGGAATAATAGGGATAATATAATCGGCAGACTGTAAACCAATTTCAATCGTGGAGGGAAATCTATGAAAACACTCCTGCGAATTGCCATCGCTTTAGCCATGGTGTTAACCATGTCAAGCGGTGCTTTTGCTGCTCCAAATCCTGCCGCTTACGAGGCGAAGTTTGTAGGATTAAAGGAAACTTACAATGCTGGTGAATCGATTAAGCTATCTGTAGAAACAAAAACAGCCGGGCAGATTACCGATGCCAAGTTTTTGCTGAAAACAATTGGTGGCAATGATAAGGATAAGATCACCAGTGTCCGAACTACCCATAGCAAAACCAAAGCTACCTATACAACCACAGGTTACCTGAAGCCTACCTCTCAAGGTATCTACTTGCTCGCTTACCAAGCCACTCACAAGAGCCTTGAAGGAGAAAAGAAAATAGAACTCATTGCAACTCTTTCGATCAAGGACCCAAATAAAATCACCTTGAATGTCACACCGAACACCATCCATGTCAAAAAAGGCAAAGAAGTGCCTATTCTCATCACATACAGTTCAAAATCCACTCCTCAATTCACTTACAGTACACAGGTTACTGAGCTTTACACGAAGCGGGTCGGCAATGAAAACAAGAAAGTTGTCCTCTTCAAAGCTGAAAAAGCCGGAAAATTTACAATCAATGTCACTGCCAAGAACAAATACGATGAAGTGTCCGAAGCAGTTGAGATCGTTGTTTCGGATTAAAAGATAATATCGAGCACGATCATTTCTGGCCATACCAAAAATCCCGTCCCCTTTTGATAGGGCAACGGGATTTTTAACTGGTTGGCTCTATTTCCATCCACGATAACAACTACACTCTCTCCAATGCTTCTCTCAAACGTTCCTGATGCAGCCATAACGGCTTACGCAGACCAGTCTTCTTCACAACACCTTCCGCTGTTAGCTCGTGAAGCGTCTCCGTCACCGTTTCACGAATACATCCCATCATGCTAGCCAGCTCCTGATGCGTCAGGTTCACTGCCAGCTCGATCCATTCTGGTGCATCATCCTGAGGTTCTCCCCCATATTTCTCGCACAGCTTGCCCAGCAAATACAGAAGACGCTGACGCACACTACCATACGCCATGAGCTCCATCATTTCTTCTACCTCTTGCAAACGATTCGAGACAATCTCGATAAAATGCAAGGCAAGCCTCGGCTTCTCTAGCATCAGCTCTTCAAATTGTCCTTTATCAATCGAACAAATCACCGAATCTTCCCACGCTTCGGCGTACATATTGGTTGAACTAATCGTAAACGAGCCGATCTCGCCAAACACATGGCCCGTGCCGAGCAAATCAATCGTTAGCTCTTTGCCGTCAGCCGAAAGCTTGTATAAACGAACCTTCCCGGCCTTGATCAAAAACAGCCTTTTCTGCTCCAGGTGAGGGGTGGAAATCATCGTTCCTTTTTTGACCACTTCCATAGGAGTCGCTGGTTCCAATTGGGCTAGCTCCACTTCACTTAACGACTGAAACAAATTGATGCGGGATAAAAACTTCTCCTTTTCGATCACGGTTCACTTCCTCCTGCTCACTGTAGGCTGGACTACATATTGTATGGATCACTCCCATTATACTCCTCGTTAAGGAATGGATTTCGAATGAACAAAGGAGTGTAAACCGTTGAACACATTCATCATGATTCTTTCACTGATTTTGGCCTTGATGTTTTCCATCTCTGTGTTAATGAAGTTTTCACGCGCAACATCTATGCTCCAGCACTGGAAGGAATATGGGTACCCACTTTGGTTCATGGACATGATTGCCTCACTTGAGCTGGTCGGAGTTATCGGCGTGATTAGCTCCTTTTGGATTCCTGGAGTATTAACACTCGCTTGCATCCTGTTCGCCATCCTCATGCTTGGAGCTATCCATGCCCATCTTTTTCGGGCAAAGCATAAGCCCGTCATGGCGATAAATGCGGTATTTATGCTTATTTGCTCGTTGCTTCTCCTTTGGCTTTAATCGTTTTCGGGCGCTTTCCAATACGTCTTTTGTCCGTTACTGATCAAGATTGCCTGTTTCGGAACTTGCTTCATTACCAGGAAAAGATTCAGCATATCGACTGATGAAGCGATTGCGTTTATCAAAACCAAAAATTTTAATACGGTAGTGAACAGCCCCAAAAAACCTAGAAGAAATGGCAGCAAAACCGAAAGGATAATGAATGGGGCGATGGTAATCAGTATATATCGTGATTTTGGAATCTTTTCTTCCGTTGCGACAAACCCTCCAAACAAGGTAAGCCCCATCCATGTCTTTTCTGATCTCATGAAATTGGGGATAAAAATCAAATGCAAGCATTCATGAAAAATAACCAAGGCAAGTAAGAACAAAATCACACTGAAGTCAATGGATATGGATAGAGAGCCGGATGTCAGTCCAAATTCCTGAAGGGATATTGGCGAAAAAATATGGATGATCCCAAAGGCAATGAGTGCATTGATCAGCATGAAAGGAATCGATAAAAGAGTGGCCTTGCCCAAACTCTGTGGTTCTTTCAGTGGAACCCATTCCTTTTTCATCAACTCGAGATGTACATGTTCATGGTACTGGGGCAGTTTGGTTGTGATTCTCATAAAAAACCTCCTTCCTTTCTAGTAAGACGTTCATTCTATGTGTTCAGTTTCTTCGAGGGAGAGTAAATAAAAAAGGCTATCTCCTGAGCTTCCTTGGAGACTAGCCTTTTTCTCATGCTCAATTATGCTTGCTTAAGCAAAAATTGCTTGCCATATTCCCCGTGATCCAGAATCGTCGGGTGCTCGATCTGAATCGTCGAATGGTCAATTCCGTACTTCGTTTGCAAAATGTGATTAATCGCCAGAATGACACAATACGGTTGGATTCCTTCACGAACAAACACATGTGCTGTCAGGGAGTAATGTTCCGTGGATACCGCCCACAGGTGCAGCTCATGAACATCCTCCACGCCCTCTACTTCACTGAGGTCCTGACGGATTTGATCGAGATCAAACTGCTCTGGAACAGATTCCATCAACACGAGCAGCGATTCACGAATAATTTTGGCACCACCTGTAAAAATAATTCCCCCAATCACCAAGCTGATCAACGGGTCGAACAGGTAGTAGCCGGTCATGTAAATGAGAATTGCCGACGTAATCACACCAACGGAGCTGAGCAAATCTCCAATAAAGTGCCATAACGCGCTTTTTACATTGAGGTTGTCTTCTTCCTTCATACTGCGGGAAAGTACGATGGTCAGCACGATGTTTACAACCAAACCGATGGATGCAATGGTCAGCATCAACTGCAAATCAACGTCTTGCGGATTAATCATCCGTTTGATCCCTTCAATGACAATCCCGATCGAAATCACGGCAAGAGCCAAGCCATTCAAGAACGAAGCAATAATTTCAAAACGGAGAAATCCGAACGTGTACTTCTTCGTCGGCTTACGTGTCGCCATATAAATAGCGGTCATACTCAACCCTAAAGCAAAGACGTCAGAAATCATATGGGCGGAGTCGGACAGGAGCGCGAGTGAATTGGACATCAAGCCTCCCACAACCTCCACGATCGTAAAAAACAACGTCAATAGGAGCGTAATCCACAATGTTTTCTTCGATGTTTGCTGTTCTTTCACATGATCAAGATGGTGAAAATCACCCTTTTTCATACGTATCACCTCTGTCCATTTAAATTATAAAAATTATAATGTAAGAATTAATGTAATCATATCCTCTTTTACGACAATATTCAAATGAACATTTTATGGATCATACAAGTGATTTTCATTACCAGTCATCTCGTACCAAGACAAAAAAAGCCTCATCCAAAAGGATTAGGCTGATCATTCCTGATTGTGATTCCCTTCCAAAATCCGTCGAATATTCCCCTTGTACTGGGTGAGCAACTGCCTTGCCTCTTCTGCTGGCAACCCCGTCTTTTGCATCACGATCGCCAGTTTTGCGTCACCGTCTGCCTTGTGCAACAGTTTATCTGCCTCATCGGTAGAGACATGGGTCGCTTCTGCCACGATTTGTTTTGCCCGTTCCTTCAGTTTCTCATTGGTTACTTGCACATTGACCATCAAATTTTTGTACACTTTCCCCAACCGTACCATACATCCGGTCGTAATCATATTGAGAACCATCTTCTGCGCCGTCGCTGCTTTTAAGCGTGTCGATCCGGTCACCACCTCTGGCCCTACTACCACATTAATCGCTACATCCACACCTTGACTGATCTGCGCTACCTGGTTGCAGGACAACGAAATGACTTTTGCCTGCTGCCTTCTTGCTTCCGCCAATGCTCCGATGACATAAGGTGTCCGACCACTCGCCGCAATTCCTACCACGGCATCCCCTGCCTTTACGCCGTAGGCAATCACATCTTCTCTGCCGTTCTGCTCCACGTCTTCGGCTCCCTCGACTGCCTTGACGATCGCTTTTTCCCCGCCTGCTATGATTCCCTGCACCAATGAGGGGTCCGTCCCAAAGGTTGGGGGGCATTCAGCAGCATCGAGCAAGCCCAATCTCCCACTCGTGCCCGCTCCAAAGTAAAAGAGCCTTCCGCCGTTTTCCAGACATTCTGCGACCAAATCAACGGCCGCTGCAATCGAAGCCAGCTCCTTTTCAACGGCAAACGCAACTGTTTTATCCTCTTCATTCATAATCTGGACAATTTCTATCGTAGAGAATTTATCCAGCTCTTCTGTTTTCCGATTTCTAGTTTCAGTCGTTAAATCACGCAGGTGAAACTTCATCCAGTTACCTCCCACCCATCTACTCTCATCTTCTCTTTCTACCCCACACCATGCTGCTTTTTCTCCGATGGAAACAGGCTGACCGGAAGATGTCCAGCGGCCTTTCGTTCCCCGAACAAAATGTCTGCCACAAGCTCGATGGCATGGTACGTATGGTCGTAAACGGCGAGAAACGCATCGACCTCTGGCATTACCAAGAGATCATACGGATTTCGCAAGGCGACAGCCACGACCTTTTTCCCCTGTTGAACGAGCCGATTCACCAGCACCGATTGGCCTTTAAAGATATGGGCATTGTACGTAAAAACGACGATTTGCTCCAAAGATGCCATCTCATTCTCCACAAGATCCACTTCATCCTCTGTCGGGTTGAGTGTCGACATCATATGGTATTCAACTTCTCGATATTTTCTCAATGGTGCGACCAAATCCCCAGAAGCTGCTTGCCCATCCTCTGCCAAAGTAAGGTTGGAAATCCCCGGAAAAATCACCCCGAGCGGTTGCGTGCTTCTCTGTAAAGGAAGCAACTGATGCTCATTTTTCACCAAGGTTATGGCTTGGGCGAGGGCATCTTTCGCCATGTCTGCATGTTGAACACAGTCAAAGGAAGGGCCATTTTCTCGCAAGCAATGCTCCCAGGAAAGAAATCGTATCTTTAATTGAAGCACGCGATTTACCGCTTCGTTGACCCGCTCATCTGACAGCTCCCCCGAATGAATGGCCGCAACGAGGCGTTCATACGTTTTTTGCTGAACTTCATGCGTGTGGGAAACCAGAACCAGATCGATCCCAGCCTGCACACAACGCACCGCCGCTTCCGGAACCCCGATGGTACCCGCAATGGCTGCCATCTCCATACAATCCGTTATGGCGACCCCATCAAAGCCGAGCGACTCACGCAAAATTCCCGTCACGATCTCCTTGGAATACGTAGCAGGAGAACCCGACGCATCCATACTCGGCAAACTGATATGTCCAACCATCACCATGGGGACTCCTGCCGCGATACTGCGCTGGAATGGAACCAACTCGACCTGATCCAGTCGCGTCCGATCATGCCCAAGCACAGGAACGGCTTCATGAGAATCAGTGCTCGTATCACCATGACCGGGGAAGTGCTTGATAGAGGGAATGACACCGCTCGCGAGCAAGCCTTGAATAGCGGCCTCACCAAACCGCGCCACCTGCTCTGCCGCTTCTCCAAAAGACCGCACCCCAATGACCGGATTGTCCGCATTATTGTTCACATCGACTGTCGGGGCAAAATTGACTGAAATCCCTGCTGCACGCAGCTCCTCACCTGTTGCCTGGTAGATGCGCTTGGCTTGATCGAGATTGCCTGTCGCACCCAAAGCCATCGCGCCTGGAAAGCGCGTCGCCCCTTTTTGCAGACGGGAAACCACGCCATTTTCCTGGTCGGTCCCGATCAACAACGGATAGGGATGCCAAGACTCATACGCCCAGCTCTGGAGCTTCTGTACGCGCTGATAGGTCTCCTCCGGTGTCCCGATATTGCGGCTAAAAAGAATCACATTGCCAATCTGTTTTTGCTTGATCCACGCTTCCATTTCTTCGGGAATATCCAGCGTAGGGTAACCGATCATCAGCAGTTGCCCGACCTTCTGTTCCACTGTCATATGTTCGGCTTGCATGGAATCCACCTCCCTACCGACTTGCTCTTGTTATGAGAATGCTTTGCCGTACTTCGCATACTGCTTCCAACTGCGATAACCGAGCCTCGCATAGAAGTCGACCAGCGTCGTCCAATCGATCACAATGTTTGGAATACCGCGATTCCGCAAAGCCACAATGCCCGCCTCCACAATCGCTAGTCCCAAACCTCGACCTCTATACTCCGCATCCACGCCCAGTGGACCGATGCCGCCCAGCCCATCTGCAAACAATGGTGCCCAGTATACGTTTTGGGCAATAAACGGAGAATGAGTATCATTGATTCGGCAAAAACCGACGATCTCACCGTGCAGCTCCACCACGACGAATTCGCGTCCAGTTCCTCCCCGCTGAAAATAGTGAATGGCTTCATACTCCCAGCGCCCGGGAAAGCATCGATGCAGGAAGGCCAAGAAGGCATCTTGGTCCGCCCTCGTCAACAGTCGAAAGCGGCCATCTGGTACCTCTGGCAATTCTAGCTCCGCTGGTTCGAGATACTGGCCTAACAGATCGTTCTCCAGCCGCTCCTCCGAGTGATACCCTTGTCTCTCAAACCACGCTTTTACGTCCGCAGATTCATCGGGTATGCCCGGGAAATAATGATACGGATCGCGTCCCAGCAAGACCTTTTCTACCCCTTGCTCTCGCAACGCATTTTCTGCCCTTGCCAGCAATTCACGTCCGACCCCTTGCCCGCGATGAGAGGTAGAAACGAGTAAGACCTGTATCCAGCCAATGCCTTTCCCCAACTGAATGTCGAGCTTTTCCTGCCAGCATTTGGCCACGACAAAACCGACAGGACGCTGCGTCACAGCATCTACCGCAATCCACGACCCGGCTTTGACTACATTCTGATCCTCGAAGCTGTTTTGCCGCATGAGCCCAGGCCGCATGGGAAAGCGCTCACCCAACTCCTGATTCCACAGCTCACACAGAGCGTCCGCATATTGATCGTCCCAAGGTACGTATTGCATCGGATGCTAGCCTCCTTAACGCCCTATTTCAATCCAGAAGTTTTGGAGCCTTCCACAAAATATTTCTCCGCAAACAAAAACACGATCAAAATCGGGATCAAGCTGATCAATGCCCCCGCTACCAGCAGTTGGTCCTCTGTCTTGTACTGACCGCTCAAAGACAAAATCCCGATCGGCAGCGTAAAGTTCTCGTCCGAAATGAGATAAATGACCGGCGCCAAAATCTCATTCCACTTCCCCATAAACGTAAAGACTGCCAGTGTTGCCAAGGAAGGCTTGCACATCGGCAAAAACACTCGCCAGTAAATCTGGAACGGATTGCAGCCATCCAGCTTTGCCGCTTCCTCGTAATCCTTCGGGATGTTCAAAAATGCTTGCCTCATTAAAAAAATGGCAAACGGCTGTCCGAGCCACTCCAAAATCCAAAGCGGAGCCAACGTGTCGAGCAGTCCCAAATTTTTAAAGATAATAAACTGTGGGACGATCGTGACGATCCCCGGGATCATCATCGTTCCCAGCACAATCATGAACAGCGTGTCGCGAAAAGGAAAACGCAGCCTTGCAAAGGCAAAGGCAATCATCGAGCTGGACAATAGGGCCCCGATAACCGAGAGAATCGCGACAATCAGACTGTTGATCGTATAGCTGCTAAAATTCGCCTGTTCCCACACGGTTGTATAGTTGCTCCACTGTGCTGGATTGGGCAGCCATTCTGGCGGAAATTGCATGTACTGCTTGTAAGTTTTCAGCGAGTTAAACACGGTCGTTAAAAACGGAACCAGCATAATCAAGGCACTGGCTATGACAAACAGGTATCCAACGATTTTATTGAGAGGAAAACGCTTTTGCATGGCTACCTCCTTGCCTCTTAATCATAATGAACCCATTTCTTTTGGAGCTTGAATTGGATGAGCGTAATGGCAAGCAGGATGAGGAACAACACCCACGCGATGGCAGAGGCATAGCCCATTTTGAAAAAGCTGAATGCTTGGCGGAACATGAACAGCATCAGGACGAGGCTAGCGTTATTCGCACCACCTGTCGAGCCTGCCTCTGTAGAGCCCCCGGTCATGACAAAAATCTGCTCGAAGTTTTGGAAGGAGTAAATCGTATTCAAAATGACGACCAGAAACGTCGTGCCGGAAATCATCGGGACTGTCACCCGCCAAAACTTTTGCCAAGCGTTGGCTCCATCAATCGAGGCTGCCTCGTACATGTCAGAAGAAATTCCTTGCAGCCCAGCGAGAAAAATAATCATCATGTAGCCGACTGATTTCCAGATGGCGATGAGAACCAAGACCGGGATGACCCAGAATTCATCAATCAGCCAGTTTTGCGGGGCTAGCCCAAGCTTAGACAGAAAAGCATTGGCAAAACCGATCCGCTGGTTAAATACCGCATCCGCTACATACGCGATCACCGTCCATGAGGAGATAACCGGCAAAAAGTGAACCATCCTGAAAAATTTCAAGCCCTTCAACTTTTGATTCAGGGCCACTGCTAACAGCA is from Brevibacillus brevis and encodes:
- a CDS encoding GNAT family N-acetyltransferase; translated protein: MQYVPWDDQYADALCELWNQELGERFPMRPGLMRQNSFEDQNVVKAGSWIAVDAVTQRPVGFVVAKCWQEKLDIQLGKGIGWIQVLLVSTSHRGQGVGRELLARAENALREQGVEKVLLGRDPYHYFPGIPDESADVKAWFERQGYHSEERLENDLLGQYLEPAELELPEVPDGRFRLLTRADQDAFLAFLHRCFPGRWEYEAIHYFQRGGTGREFVVVELHGEIVGFCRINDTHSPFIAQNVYWAPLFADGLGGIGPLGVDAEYRGRGLGLAIVEAGIVALRNRGIPNIVIDWTTLVDFYARLGYRSWKQYAKYGKAFS
- a CDS encoding carbohydrate ABC transporter permease, whose protein sequence is MQKRFPLNKIVGYLFVIASALIMLVPFLTTVFNSLKTYKQYMQFPPEWLPNPAQWSNYTTVWEQANFSSYTINSLIVAILSVIGALLSSSMIAFAFARLRFPFRDTLFMIVLGTMMIPGIVTIVPQFIIFKNLGLLDTLAPLWILEWLGQPFAIFLMRQAFLNIPKDYEEAAKLDGCNPFQIYWRVFLPMCKPSLATLAVFTFMGKWNEILAPVIYLISDENFTLPIGILSLSGQYKTEDQLLVAGALISLIPILIVFLFAEKYFVEGSKTSGLK
- a CDS encoding carbohydrate ABC transporter permease — its product is MLELQTKQQAKSAVKKRKGLDSEGRWGLLLVSPYLIHFLVFVVGTSVASLYFSFSDYDILNPPKWTGLDNYAKLFEDPLFYRALWNTVYFTILYVPAKTFLALLLAVALNQKLKGLKFFRMVHFLPVISSWTVIAYVADAVFNQRIGFANAFLSKLGLAPQNWLIDEFWVIPVLVLIAIWKSVGYMMIIFLAGLQGISSDMYEAASIDGANAWQKFWRVTVPMISGTTFLVVILNTIYSFQNFEQIFVMTGGSTEAGSTGGANNASLVLMLFMFRQAFSFFKMGYASAIAWVLFLILLAITLIQFKLQKKWVHYD